A stretch of DNA from Bacteroidales bacterium:
CCGAGTATGTTCCCGAATATGAAATACGGGTAGGGTCTGTTGAGCCTATGTACAACCTTCTTGAGAAAAAAACCAGGGCGGTTACTCTTTATGTTCCTTTAGAAATAATTCAGGATGAATATATTGAGAACATACGCAATATCATGGATAATAACTCGGGGAAAGCTGACCTGACTGTTCGTATTATTGATGAGGAAGGAAATTATTTTATTGATATGATTTCAAGAAAACGTAAGGTATCGGGAGAAGGCTTTCTGAAAGGGATTGACTCTTTGAAAAATATAAAATATAAAATCAACTGAGCAGGATAAAAGTTTTGCCTGAGCTTATTTCACACACATTTTATTGATAATTTCTTTGTGTTGGGGAAAATCTTCCAAAAGATTTGATTTTTTTGCCAGCTCAAAGTCATGAAAATCGAAGCCGGGAGATACAGTACAACCTATCAGTGAAAAAGTATCCGGCTGATTTACTTTTGCCGCAAACCAGTATCCGTTGGGGATGACAAGCTGAAGTTGTATATTATTGCCAGCATCGCAGCCTAAAAATTCTTCTCTTAAACGGCCATTTTTATCAATGATATAAACACTTAAAGAGGACCCGTAATAAAAATGCCAGATTTCGTCGGA
This window harbors:
- a CDS encoding cupin domain-containing protein, coding for MNINADFWIDYLQLQPHPEGGYYREVYRSPETIHADTLPDRYASKRNMSTSIYFLLKSGQVSAFHRLKSDEIWHFYYGSSLSVYIIDKNGRLREEFLGCDAGNNIQLQLVIPNGYWFAAKVNQPDTFSLIGCTVSPGFDFHDFELAKKSNLLEDFPQHKEIINKMCVK